In the Mycolicibacterium thermoresistibile genome, one interval contains:
- a CDS encoding anti-sigma-D factor RsdA has translation MADFGRWNPNWNPDDGGQPSLQDIHRSEQFIEALSTGRPVYANDPGEDELAYLMAGWRDRARNAPMRATITEQDAVAALQRGLPRPRGGAPRPGRRFSLTVVGSAAAAVICLGGFGALVAGAGPGDPLYGLRTMLFGDVVRDDPVVLAAQTQLAEVEQLIAQGDWEAAQERLQAVTTTVATVGDETRKQELVAEWQELSVKVESRNPDATVPPDAPPVTLPVIDPATSTEPTEPGTPSTEPAEPGEPTEPGDPDMPVDGTEPTSPGTEPTAGPDQPTVPPTVGPTSEPATSEPAMTAPTTTVPTSAPGSAVRTTTSAPTTATTTSGSTTAGPTAGGPTSSGPATGPTSVPREPGAGAGTTEPTAPAARAGEDGVGGDGTVGGDGAFAEETVGEVPQLTATTTVVLPQSGAADAAGD, from the coding sequence ATGGCTGATTTCGGACGTTGGAACCCCAACTGGAATCCCGATGACGGCGGCCAACCGTCACTGCAGGACATCCATCGGTCCGAGCAGTTCATCGAGGCGCTGTCGACCGGGCGGCCGGTGTATGCCAACGATCCGGGTGAGGACGAGCTGGCCTATCTGATGGCGGGCTGGCGCGACCGGGCCCGCAACGCGCCGATGCGCGCCACCATCACCGAACAGGATGCGGTGGCGGCCCTGCAGCGCGGTCTGCCCCGCCCGCGTGGCGGCGCGCCCAGACCCGGCCGCCGGTTCTCGCTGACCGTGGTCGGCTCCGCCGCGGCCGCGGTGATCTGCCTCGGCGGTTTCGGTGCGCTCGTGGCGGGCGCCGGCCCGGGCGACCCGCTGTACGGACTGCGCACCATGCTGTTCGGCGACGTCGTGCGCGACGACCCGGTGGTGCTCGCGGCGCAGACCCAGCTCGCCGAGGTGGAGCAGCTGATCGCGCAGGGCGACTGGGAGGCCGCCCAGGAGCGCCTGCAGGCCGTGACCACGACGGTCGCGACCGTCGGCGACGAAACGCGCAAACAGGAGCTCGTCGCCGAGTGGCAGGAGCTGTCGGTCAAGGTGGAGTCCCGCAACCCGGACGCCACCGTGCCGCCGGACGCGCCGCCGGTCACCCTACCGGTGATCGATCCGGCGACCAGCACCGAGCCGACCGAGCCCGGCACCCCGTCCACCGAACCGGCCGAACCGGGTGAACCGACCGAACCGGGCGATCCGGACATGCCGGTGGACGGCACCGAACCGACTTCGCCGGGCACCGAGCCGACCGCCGGGCCCGACCAGCCGACGGTGCCCCCGACGGTCGGGCCGACGAGCGAACCGGCCACGAGCGAACCGGCCATGACCGCGCCGACGACGACGGTCCCGACGAGCGCCCCCGGTTCCGCGGTGCGCACGACGACGAGCGCCCCGACCACGGCGACCACGACGTCAGGTTCCACGACGGCAGGGCCGACGGCGGGAGGGCCCACGTCATCGGGGCCGGCGACCGGGCCCACCTCGGTTCCGCGCGAACCCGGGGCGGGTGCAGGCACGACAGAGCCGACCGCCCCGGCAGCCCGGGCCGGCGAGGACGGCGTCGGCGGGGACGGCACTGTCGGCGGGGACGGCGCCTTCGCGGAGGAGACGGTCGGGGAGGTGCCGCAGCTGACCGCCACGACCACGGTGGTGCTGCCGCAATCCGGCGCCGCGGACGCGGCCGGGGACTGA
- the fgd gene encoding glucose-6-phosphate dehydrogenase (coenzyme-F420): MTHDSRRASVNLKLGYKASAEQFSPRELVELGVLAEAHGMDSAAVSDHFQPWRHNGGHAPFALAWMAAVGERTTTLALGTSVLTPTFRYNPAVIAQAFATMGCLFPGRIMLGVGTGEALNEIATGGAGEWPRFTERFARLREAVTLMRALWSGDRVDFDGDYYTARGASIYDVPDDGIPVYIAAGGPTVARYAGTAGDGFICTSGKGMDLYTQKLMPAVTEGARAAGREPDQIDRMIEIKISYDPDPAQALENTRFWAPLSLTPEQKHSIDDPVEMERIADRLPIEQIARRWIVASDPDQAVDEIKQYVDAGFNHLVFHAPGSDQPRFLTLFEKDLAPRLRSLQ, translated from the coding sequence ATGACACACGACAGCAGAAGGGCATCGGTGAACCTCAAACTGGGATACAAGGCATCGGCGGAGCAGTTCAGCCCTCGGGAACTCGTCGAGCTGGGCGTACTCGCGGAAGCGCACGGGATGGACAGCGCCGCCGTCAGCGACCACTTCCAGCCCTGGCGGCACAACGGCGGCCATGCTCCGTTCGCGCTCGCGTGGATGGCCGCGGTCGGCGAGCGGACCACCACGCTCGCGCTGGGCACATCGGTGCTGACCCCGACATTCCGCTACAACCCCGCGGTGATCGCCCAGGCCTTCGCCACCATGGGGTGCCTCTTCCCCGGTCGGATCATGCTGGGTGTCGGCACCGGAGAAGCGCTCAACGAGATCGCCACCGGCGGGGCCGGCGAATGGCCGAGGTTCACCGAGCGGTTCGCCCGGCTCCGGGAGGCGGTGACGCTGATGCGCGCACTGTGGTCCGGTGATCGGGTCGACTTCGACGGCGACTACTACACCGCGCGGGGCGCATCGATATATGACGTGCCCGACGACGGCATCCCGGTCTACATCGCCGCCGGTGGCCCGACCGTCGCCCGTTATGCGGGGACGGCCGGCGACGGATTCATCTGCACCTCCGGCAAAGGGATGGACCTGTACACACAGAAACTGATGCCGGCGGTGACCGAGGGCGCCCGCGCGGCCGGGCGCGAACCCGACCAGATCGATCGCATGATCGAGATCAAGATCTCCTACGATCCGGACCCCGCGCAGGCGCTCGAGAACACCCGATTCTGGGCGCCGCTGTCATTGACCCCCGAACAGAAACACTCCATCGACGACCCGGTCGAGATGGAGCGGATCGCCGACAGACTGCCGATCGAACAGATCGCCAGACGCTGGATCGTCGCCTCCGACCCCGATCAGGCGGTCGACGAGATCAAGCAGTACGTTGACGCCGGGTTCAACCACCTGGTGTTCCACGCCCCCGGAAGCGACCAGCCCCGTTTCCTGACGCTGTTCGAGAAGGACCTCGCCCCGCGACTGCGGTCATTGCAGTGA
- the gnd gene encoding phosphogluconate dehydrogenase (NAD(+)-dependent, decarboxylating): MQLGMIGAGRMGSGLVRRLTAREHSCVVYDPDPAAVGRLPDTHVSRAESFAELVQALAIPRIVWVMVPAARTGEVIAELEGLMEFDDVIVDGGNSYYRDAIARSRRLASRGIHYLDVGTSGGVHGADRGFCLMIGGESRIVERLEPIFRALAPGADTATRTPGRTGGITPAEHGYLHCGPAGSGHFVKMVHNGVEYGQMAALAEGMAILRNADVGAETRSVDAETAPLADADCYTYDFDIADILEVWRRGSVVSSWLVDLTAAAVYANPQLDEFSAEVDDSGEGRWAVQTAVDEGVPAPVLTAALYERFASRGEADYSRKALSAMRHAFGGHRRKGAAR, encoded by the coding sequence ATGCAACTGGGAATGATCGGTGCGGGCCGCATGGGTTCCGGCCTGGTACGGCGGCTGACAGCGCGGGAGCACTCCTGTGTCGTGTACGACCCCGACCCCGCCGCGGTCGGCCGGCTACCGGACACCCACGTGTCGAGGGCCGAGTCGTTCGCGGAACTGGTCCAGGCACTGGCGATTCCGCGCATCGTGTGGGTGATGGTGCCGGCGGCCCGGACCGGCGAGGTGATCGCCGAACTCGAAGGGTTGATGGAGTTCGACGATGTGATCGTCGACGGCGGAAACTCGTACTACCGGGACGCCATCGCCCGTTCCAGGCGGCTCGCATCGCGCGGGATCCACTATCTCGATGTCGGCACCAGCGGCGGCGTGCACGGCGCCGACCGCGGCTTCTGCCTCATGATCGGAGGTGAGAGCCGGATCGTCGAACGGCTCGAGCCGATCTTCCGGGCGCTCGCCCCCGGGGCGGACACCGCGACCCGTACCCCCGGCCGCACCGGCGGGATCACCCCCGCCGAGCACGGATATCTGCATTGCGGTCCCGCCGGATCCGGCCATTTCGTGAAGATGGTCCACAACGGGGTGGAGTACGGCCAGATGGCCGCACTCGCCGAGGGGATGGCCATCCTGCGTAACGCCGATGTCGGCGCCGAGACGCGGTCCGTCGACGCCGAGACGGCGCCACTGGCGGATGCGGACTGCTACACCTACGACTTCGACATCGCCGACATCCTGGAGGTATGGCGCCGCGGCAGCGTGGTGAGCTCGTGGCTGGTCGACCTCACCGCAGCCGCTGTCTACGCGAACCCGCAGCTGGACGAGTTCTCCGCCGAGGTCGATGATTCCGGAGAGGGCCGGTGGGCGGTGCAGACCGCCGTCGATGAAGGGGTGCCGGCTCCGGTGCTCACCGCGGCCCTGTATGAGCGGTTCGCGTCGCGTGGGGAAGCCGACTATTCACGAAAGGCGTTGTCGGCGATGAGACATGCGTTTGGCGGTCATCGCCGGAAAGGAGCCGCCCGGTGA
- a CDS encoding WhiB family transcriptional regulator: MPQPQQLPGPNADMWDWQMKGVCRGVDSSVFFHPDGERGRARAEREMRAKALCRQCPVIVQCRTHALSVGEPYGIWGGLGESEREMLLKRGGFRRSA; this comes from the coding sequence ATGCCACAGCCACAACAGCTGCCCGGCCCGAACGCCGACATGTGGGACTGGCAGATGAAGGGTGTTTGCCGGGGCGTTGATTCGTCGGTGTTCTTCCACCCCGACGGAGAGCGCGGGCGGGCGCGCGCGGAGCGTGAGATGCGCGCCAAGGCGCTCTGCCGGCAGTGCCCGGTGATCGTCCAGTGCCGCACCCACGCCCTGTCGGTGGGTGAGCCCTACGGCATCTGGGGTGGTCTGGGTGAGAGCGAACGGGAGATGCTGCTGAAGCGGGGCGGGTTCCGCCGGTCGGCCTGA
- the pgi gene encoding glucose-6-phosphate isomerase yields MSPESTSAWRRLRTHREHLSDVSIAELFAADPDRGPAMTVEHDGIVLDYSKNLLTARTVELLAEFAAERDLDSGLTALFAGDRINTSENRPALHTALRAPADDEIIVDGSDVVPAVHDVLARMGEFATRVRDGAWRGATGDAIRTVVNIGIGGSDLGPAMAYQALRHAAELDVRFVANVDGHDLAGVLRSLDPATTLFIVSSKTFTTTETLLNAHSARTWLQSALGDDAVSRHFVAVSTNTRAVTEFGITADNMFEFWDWVGGRYSIHSAIGLSLMLAIGPGRFREFLAGAHSMDRHFRTAPVLQNIPILLALLGIWYRNFWGAQTHAVLPYDQRLSRLPAYLQQLEMESNGKSVTRDGHGCAIPTAPVIWGEPGTNGQHAFFQLLHQGSVLVPCDFIGVLRPGHDLAGHHDVLMANLFAQTEALAFGRPQPDNGPAPAHRRFPGNRPSSTILLPSLTPYTLGQLIALYEHKVFTQGWLWGINSFDQWGVELGKVLAARITTEFGPDAGHAHDSSTNALIARYRKARSETAGQA; encoded by the coding sequence ATGAGCCCCGAATCCACTTCCGCCTGGCGGCGATTGCGAACCCATCGGGAACATCTCTCGGATGTCTCGATCGCGGAGCTCTTCGCCGCGGATCCCGACCGGGGTCCGGCGATGACGGTCGAACACGACGGGATCGTGCTGGATTACTCCAAGAATCTGCTCACCGCGCGCACCGTGGAGCTGCTGGCCGAATTCGCCGCCGAACGTGATCTCGACTCCGGCTTGACGGCGCTGTTCGCCGGCGACCGGATCAACACGAGCGAGAATCGCCCTGCGCTGCACACCGCTCTGCGCGCGCCGGCCGACGATGAGATCATCGTCGACGGAAGTGACGTCGTCCCAGCGGTTCACGACGTCCTGGCCCGGATGGGCGAGTTCGCCACCAGGGTCCGGGACGGAGCGTGGCGAGGCGCCACCGGTGACGCGATCCGCACTGTGGTGAACATCGGTATCGGTGGTTCGGACCTCGGTCCGGCGATGGCGTATCAAGCGCTGCGCCATGCCGCGGAACTCGACGTTCGGTTCGTCGCCAACGTCGACGGTCACGACCTCGCCGGAGTACTGCGCAGTCTGGATCCGGCGACAACGTTGTTCATCGTCTCCTCGAAGACATTCACCACAACCGAGACCCTGCTCAATGCGCACAGCGCCCGCACGTGGCTGCAGTCGGCGCTCGGCGACGACGCCGTGTCGAGACATTTCGTGGCGGTGTCCACCAACACCCGTGCCGTGACCGAATTCGGCATCACAGCGGACAACATGTTCGAGTTCTGGGACTGGGTGGGCGGCCGGTACTCGATACATTCGGCGATCGGGCTTTCTCTGATGCTCGCGATCGGTCCCGGACGGTTCCGGGAGTTCCTCGCCGGCGCGCACTCGATGGACCGGCACTTCCGCACCGCGCCTGTGTTGCAGAACATTCCGATCCTGCTCGCCCTGTTGGGCATCTGGTATCGCAACTTCTGGGGTGCCCAGACCCACGCCGTGCTGCCGTACGACCAGCGACTGTCGCGGCTTCCCGCCTATCTGCAACAGCTGGAGATGGAGAGCAACGGGAAATCGGTCACCCGGGACGGCCACGGGTGCGCAATACCCACCGCACCTGTCATCTGGGGGGAGCCGGGCACCAACGGACAACATGCCTTCTTTCAGTTGCTGCACCAGGGTTCGGTCCTGGTGCCATGCGACTTCATCGGCGTTCTCCGACCGGGACACGACCTGGCCGGGCACCACGACGTTCTGATGGCCAACCTGTTCGCCCAGACCGAGGCGTTGGCGTTCGGACGTCCGCAACCCGACAACGGCCCGGCTCCCGCGCACCGCAGATTCCCCGGCAACCGTCCGAGCAGCACCATTCTGCTGCCGAGCCTCACGCCCTACACCCTCGGACAGCTCATCGCCCTCTACGAACACAAGGTCTTCACCCAGGGGTGGCTCTGGGGCATCAACTCGTTCGACCAGTGGGGCGTGGAGCTGGGAAAGGTCCTGGCCGCGCGGATCACAACGGAATTCGGCCCAGACGCCGGCCACGCTCACGACAGCTCGACCAATGCCCTGATCGCCCGCTACCGAAAAGCCCGGAGCGAAACCGCAGGGCAGGCATGA
- a CDS encoding sigma-70 family RNA polymerase sigma factor, translating into MTLSGERLDAVVAEAVAGDRDALRHVLETIRPLVLRYCRARVGAGERSGLSADDVAQEVCLAAITALPRYKDQGRPFLAFVYGIAAHKVADAHRAAARNRAEPTDVLPERISTENGPEQMAIDAESSARMQKLLQVLPEKQREILILRVVVGMSAEETAEAVGSTAGAVRVAQHRALARLKAEVMATGHHHG; encoded by the coding sequence ATGACACTTTCGGGAGAACGTCTCGATGCTGTCGTTGCTGAGGCAGTGGCCGGCGATCGGGACGCCCTCCGTCACGTGTTGGAAACCATCCGTCCACTCGTCCTGCGGTATTGCCGGGCGAGGGTCGGGGCCGGCGAACGCAGCGGGCTCTCGGCGGATGACGTCGCGCAGGAGGTGTGCTTGGCCGCCATCACGGCGCTGCCGCGCTACAAGGACCAGGGGCGACCGTTCCTGGCCTTTGTGTACGGCATTGCGGCACACAAGGTCGCCGACGCCCACCGGGCCGCGGCGCGGAACCGCGCGGAACCGACGGACGTTCTGCCGGAGCGGATCTCGACCGAGAACGGGCCCGAGCAGATGGCGATCGACGCCGAGTCGTCCGCCCGGATGCAGAAGCTTCTGCAGGTGCTGCCCGAGAAGCAGCGCGAAATCCTCATTCTCCGAGTGGTCGTCGGGATGAGCGCCGAGGAGACCGCCGAGGCCGTCGGCAGCACTGCCGGGGCGGTGCGGGTGGCCCAGCATCGCGCGTTGGCGCGGTTGAAGGCGGAGGTCATGGCAACGGGGCATCATCATGGCTGA
- a CDS encoding DUF5319 domain-containing protein — translation MRDHLPPGLPPDPFADDPYDPARALDELEPGQPLDPQERLAVEADLADLAVYEALLSPKGVRGLVVCCDECQQDHYHDWDMLRANLLQLLVDGTVRPHEPAYDPEPDAYVTWDYCRGYADAVLNEATSDDFR, via the coding sequence TTACCACCCGATCCGTTCGCCGATGACCCGTACGATCCCGCACGGGCCCTCGATGAGCTCGAGCCTGGCCAACCGCTGGACCCGCAGGAGCGGCTGGCGGTCGAGGCGGATCTCGCCGACCTGGCGGTCTACGAGGCGTTACTGAGCCCCAAGGGTGTCCGGGGCCTGGTGGTCTGCTGCGACGAATGCCAGCAGGACCACTACCACGACTGGGACATGCTGCGCGCCAACCTGTTGCAGCTGCTCGTCGACGGCACGGTGCGACCGCACGAACCGGCCTACGACCCCGAACCGGACGCCTACGTCACGTGGGACTACTGCCGGGGCTACGCCGACGCCGTACTCAACGAAGCCACGTCGGACGACTTCCGCTGA